Sequence from the Haladaptatus cibarius D43 genome:
CGGCTTCCAGATTCCCGAGGACACCGACACCTACCGCTCGGTCGCCACCACCAAAACGGGCAATCCGAACCTCCCCTCGACACCACCGGGCGAAACCCACGCAGAAACCCGCACCCACTACCAGTCCATCCTCGAACGGTGCTACGGGATCGACGCCACCACCCACACCACCACAACTGAGGTGCGCGCGTAGATGCACCCCACCGAACGCCCTTTCCAGAGAGCGCTAGCTGTCGGCACACAACCTCACGACAATTCGTTCGTGAGACAGAATGCATTCCTATCAGAATTAGCACTTATATGCGTAAAGTATATCCACCTAGTCGCGAAGCTGCAACCAAGGCGTACGAGCCTGAATCGCCAGCGGGCGTATCCTTATCGACCACGACGCAGCCACGACGTACCGCACTCCACGAGCACCAGCCACCGGCAACGCCACACTTGGTTCCCACCCATGAAACTCACACCACGGAACCCCAGTAAGCGACGACGACTCCAGCCCGACCTCACTCCTGAACACACGACCCTCACCACACCTGACGAGGACCCAGACAACTGGAGGCGAGCGTAATGGCCCACCACGATTGTGAGCCACCGCGCAAACCAACACAGGACACCGACCACGAGTGGTCACCAGACGACGAAATCACGGCAGCCGAAATCGAAGAAACATTCGATCAGTGCCCCCACTGTGGCACGTACATCGTTCAATGCGATGGGTCACACTCCTGCATTCCAGCCGACTACCAGCCCCATGCAGACGAGCCGGAACGTCGCCGTCGCATTGAGGCCAGCCCCTTCCCTGACGACGAGGAGGTGCTCGTCCTCGATCAGCCGACGAGCAGGGCCTACGCCTACCACGAACCCAACAACGAGAACAAACCACTCTGTTGGCCCCACACTGACGGCACATTTGCCACCCTCTCACGAGCAGCAGCACACGACCAACTCCAATCGCCCTGCCAGCGCTGTGAGCGCATTCGGCAAAAACGGGAGGCAGACCAATGACCGACCGAGAGACGGTTCTCGGACTCGCGTGCACGGATCCAATCCAAATCCGTACCAAGCATCGCACGTTGACGGGCATCGTCTATCAGTGTGAGTACCATGAACCCGAACTCACCTGCCGCGGCCCCGAGCCCGGTGAGCACGTGCTGTACGTTGCGACACCGACCCACGATCTCTACCGCCTGCAGTACCGTTACTACGACGAGATCGAGCACACCGAGGCCACACTCGAACACTACGATCTCTCACCGAGTGGGCGCTACACCTGGCTTCGGACGGGTGCCCGTGTCGAGTGCATCACCAACCCGAGAGGAGGTGAGCAAGCATGAGTACCCACGAGCATTCAATCGTGCCGAAGCCACTGAACCCACGTGATCCGGAAACACTTACCCGACGCCTCTCGCCAGGTGACCACGTTCGTATCACGACGACCGACCTGCCGCGAACGATCTGCACGGTCAGTGAGACGAACCCACCGACGAGCCACGCACCGCAACTCGTCCTGACGGCACCGCCGATCACCACGACTGCACAGAACGACGTCCAGCAAGCCACCTTCCACTGCACTGCCAGCCACTCCAATTCGCCCATGACTGTTCTCGAGTACACCCACACCGCTAGCGACACGACTGCCCGCTGTATCGGTTCGCTCACCACGATTGCTCACCTCCCGCGGCTCTCAAACCAGGAGACGACACTGCGGCCACAGTGGAGGTGTCTCGCGATGAGTAACACCACCGCTTCCGGAGTATCCAGTACCCTCGATGCAGACGATATCTCGGCCGGTAAACTCGCCAAACACGTCCAGTTGCTCACCGACCGAATCGACGACCTTGAACAAGAAGTTGCCATGAAAGACGAACGAATTGATGATCTCGAACACCGGGTTGAGGAACTCGAAGACTATCGCACAGAGGCGGCGAAAGAACGTGCCCAAGATCGACAAAAGCTCAGTCGTCTCGAAGAGACGACCGAGACTATACAGACAGATGTCGACGACCTCGCCGAAGCTGAAGAGAAGAACAGTCGCGTACGGGCGTCGGTCTCGCGGCTAATCAATCTCGTGCGCGATTACGAGACCGAAGAGAGTGTTGACGACGATTCGCCGAATCTCGTTGCGGAAGCGTCGAATGCCGGTCGACAACTCTTCGAGACAGTGCAGCGTTCAGAACAGAACACTGAACTCGTCAACTTCCGCGAGAAGCGTGCCGAGAGTCAGCAAGTCGAGGACAAGTATCTCAACGTGCTCGAGCACGCCAAGAACGTCGCCAAGACGAACGACGTGATGGTTGCACGGTTAGGCTATCGGGAAGTCGCGACCCACTACGGCTGTGCGTACAAGAACGACGGCTATCGCGTCATGGAGGAAATGGCCGAACGTGTCCCCGGTGTGACCTACAAAGAGTCACGGACGCTGTGTGTAGACGACGCGATGGGTGTCGGTAGTCACCACATCGAGATCGCGTTCGCACATCCCGATTTAGCCGGATGGATGCGCGCCCACGAAGCCAACGCGGAACGAAACGGAGGGCGCTAATTATAGCGTTGTAATCACGGGGTTCGAAGAACCCCCACTCGGGCGGCACCACCATACGAGATTCACACCGCGTTGTCGGTGACACATGGTGGTAGTAATCGGTTGGTTACGGTGGAGTGCGTCTTTTTCTGCGTCTTTTTCTGCGAAACAGAGGGGGTCGCGTTCGCGATCCCCCTCTATTACAACGGTATAATCGACTACCATGAGAACGACAAATGACAACAATGTAGCGAAGTATCGAGGACAAAATCTTCGCCCTAATGCGTTTCTCTGAACCGATTTTCGAAGCCACTTCTCCACTCGGCTGCCATTACCTCGCCCTCAAACGCTGCTAACAGCTTTCACAGGAAACGATTGACTGCTATCCCGTCCACGAGTACCATAGCATATAGAAACCATTTATATCGACGTAGTTTGCTCCGAGCTAATACCTTACATGACCACTACATCCATATCAGATGATGGCAACCAATGCTCTTTCAGTAGAAAACACGCGCGACATTGAATCATTTGTGAGTGAATGGGTTCGTGACGAAGGTGTTCCTGGTGTAAGTGTAGCGATTGTCGACGACACGGATTGTCTCTATACCGATGGGTTTGGGGCACGTAACCTAGAAACAAACGCACCAGCGACGCCAGAGACGCTCTATGGCATCGGCTCTTGCACCAAGTCAATTACCACTGTAGCGATTTTACAACTCGCTGAAGACAGCCAGCTCACACTTGATGATCCAGTTGACGACTACCTTCCATACCTCCGTGAGGTCAACGCGGACTCAATCAGGATCCATGAGCTGCTCACGCATTCGTCGGGAATGCCCAGCGATGGCAGTCTTTCAGCCCTCATCACACGACTCACAGGCCGCAGTGACCAGGATCCAGATCAGCCATTGAGCAGTGATGACGATTTTCGACGACACATCGAGGGATCTGTCGATGAACGACTGACTGATCGTGACCGGTTTTTCTACTATAACACGGGCTATTATCTCCTCGGCAAGGTCATAGAAGCAGTCACCGAGCAACCGTATGCAGAGTATATTCGCGACCAGATTCTCGAACCACTGGCGATGACTCAGTCGTTATTTTCCGAAGCAGACTTTGAGACGGTTGAAGATCGAATGACACCGTATAACCAAGAGGATGGAACAGCTGTCGAGGGCAAGTTAGCTTTCGATGAACGACTGTATGCCGCGGGCGGAATGATTAGCTCGGTCAGAGAGATGGCAAACTACCTTCAGATGTTCCTACGGGAAGGAACGTTTGACGATCACGAGATACTCTCATCGGAATCGATCGAATCGATGACCAAGCCGTATGCAACACGTGAGGAGTATCTCGACGAACGCGAACAGGGTTATGGGTATGGCGTCGCTGTCGAGTCATTTCTTACCGACACACTGGTTAACCACGGTGGGATGATGGGAACGACCACAGCCTGGTTTGGCTATTTGGTTGATGCTGGAATTGGTGTCGTAACGATGTGCAACACTGCTCCCGAGAAACGTCCCTCTGATGTAGGAAAGGCGCTTCTCGCCATTGTACAGGATGAATCGCCAGCAACAGTGGTGCCAACGTATATGCTTGAGCAGAAAGCAGAACCATTACTTGGAGAATATGCATCGTATCATGGTATCCGAACGGCAACCGTCTCAAAGAGGAGTGGCGGCCTCCATATTTCATTTGACGATCCAGGATGGTCAGCTGATCACTACGTCTATCCCGAGCGACTACAACCGGACGACTATCAGTACTCATTTGTCACCGACACTGGAAAGCAGGTGCCAGTAGAGTTTCGCATTGACGATGACGCAGTGAGTATGCTGTTTCAGCGGTGGCAGCTCCACAAAGAGTGACAGTGGCAGCAGAATTCGGCACGATTCATCGGTTTCCCGATTCAGATTTCCGGCTCTGTTTAAATCCTCATCAGCTGATAGAATTGGTCTGCTGAATACAGAGGATACATGCAGCAGAGCATTATCTACAGGAGAAATAGACCTAGTTCACATAACGGCGGTCCCCTCCGGCGCCGTGGCTGCCTTCAAGAAGGCGCACAACGTAGATACATACCGTCTGATAAGGTTCCGGCCCTTCTATCGTCTATATTGAATAGTCGTGATGAACAAGAGGATTCTATGACCAACCTCATCTACTTCATCAATTCATCACTCGACGGCTACATCGCCGACGAGAACGGTAACTTCGACTGGTCAGAACCATCCGAGGACGCGCATGCCTTCTTCAACGACCACCAGCGATCGGTCGGCACCTCCCTTATTGGCCGTCGCATGTATGAGACGATGCAAGTGTGGGACACCTTTGTTCTCGACGACCTCTCCGAGGTAGAACGCGAGTTCGCCGAGGCGTGGGGGGATACCGACAAGGTCGTCTATTCAACCACTCTGGACACCGTGCCGGAACCGCGGACCCAC
This genomic interval carries:
- a CDS encoding serine hydrolase, encoding MATNALSVENTRDIESFVSEWVRDEGVPGVSVAIVDDTDCLYTDGFGARNLETNAPATPETLYGIGSCTKSITTVAILQLAEDSQLTLDDPVDDYLPYLREVNADSIRIHELLTHSSGMPSDGSLSALITRLTGRSDQDPDQPLSSDDDFRRHIEGSVDERLTDRDRFFYYNTGYYLLGKVIEAVTEQPYAEYIRDQILEPLAMTQSLFSEADFETVEDRMTPYNQEDGTAVEGKLAFDERLYAAGGMISSVREMANYLQMFLREGTFDDHEILSSESIESMTKPYATREEYLDEREQGYGYGVAVESFLTDTLVNHGGMMGTTTAWFGYLVDAGIGVVTMCNTAPEKRPSDVGKALLAIVQDESPATVVPTYMLEQKAEPLLGEYASYHGIRTATVSKRSGGLHISFDDPGWSADHYVYPERLQPDDYQYSFVTDTGKQVPVEFRIDDDAVSMLFQRWQLHKE
- a CDS encoding dihydrofolate reductase family protein, whose amino-acid sequence is MTNLIYFINSSLDGYIADENGNFDWSEPSEDAHAFFNDHQRSVGTSLIGRRMYETMQVWDTFVLDDLSEVEREFAEAWGDTDKVVYSTTLDTVPEPRTHLEQTFDPEVVQAMKDQADRDLSIGGPSLASEAIRAGLVDRYVLRLVPTIVGGGTRALPDATRVDLALNTTRRFEDGSVLVDYSLR